A genomic region of Glycine max cultivar Williams 82 chromosome 15, Glycine_max_v4.0, whole genome shotgun sequence contains the following coding sequences:
- the LOC100788888 gene encoding uncharacterized protein, producing the protein MENPSGSIFSYHESCDELRQKLLATTLELEIMENVKRELMNLLKMAYQERDEARQELQKLVKKLTPPALFEVPSMMMIHAPTKANSSITESNSTSHVSSSVDSLLDSVSPPEFSNMNNINVDSHNLGGYLKQPSVQNNLCVSQKRTCDVGDEVIEYIAKGKVLPQKGNLLKAVMDAGPLLQTLLVAGPLPTWRNPPPLQNIKIPPLNVQDFASNNNNVNTLNSLKKPMLAPSHYSTQPTTLNVSVVNNSFQMTSNATCKNLAPSRIPQSHQHLLRN; encoded by the exons ATGGAAAATCCCTCGGGTTCCATATTCAGTTATCACGAG AGTTGTGATGAGTTGAGGCAGAAGCTCTTGGCCACCACACTGGAACTGGAGATCATGGAGAACGTGAAGAGGGAACTgatgaatctgctgaagatggCATACCAGGAGAGAGACGAAGCAAGACAAGAGCTTCAAAAACTCGTTAAAAAACTAACACCCCCCGCTTTGTTCGAAGTCCCTTCCATGATGATGATTCATGCACCAACCAAAGCAAACTCTAGCATCACAGAATCCAACAGCACCTCGCACGTTTCCTCCTCCGTAGATTCCCTTCTCGATTCAGTTTCTCCTCCCGAATTCTCCAACATGAACAACATCAATGTCGACTCCCACAACTTGGGTGGTTACCTCAAACAACCTTCGGTTCAAAACAACCTGTGTGTCTCTCAAAAGCGCACCTGTGATGTTGGGGACGAGGTGATTGAATACATTGCTAAAGGAAAAGTGTTGCCTCAAAAGGGTAATCTCCTCAAAGCTGTGATGGACGCGGGTCCTTTGCTTCAGACACTCCTTGTTGCGGGGCCACTTCCCACGTGGCGAAACCCCCCTCCTTTGCAGAACATAAAGATTCCACCTCTCAATGTTCAAGACTTTGcttccaataataataatgtgaatACATTGAATTCACTTAAAAAACCAATGCTTGCACCCTCTCATTATTCTACACAGCCTACTACGCTCAATGTTTCTGTTGTCAACAATTCATTCCAGATGACTTCAAATGCTACTTGCAAGAATCTCGCACCATCGAGGATTCCACAGAGCCATCAGCATCTTCTACGCAATTAG